Proteins co-encoded in one Cyprinus carpio isolate SPL01 chromosome B5, ASM1834038v1, whole genome shotgun sequence genomic window:
- the LOC109080955 gene encoding bone morphogenetic protein receptor type-1B-like, whose protein sequence is MDLLRTCLRWVCVLVIGLLGLVEENLANVLDTMLLRNSGKVEERRETGSDAPALHQRFLWCYCYHHCPEDSTNNTCRTDGYCFTMVEEEGGAAVVTSGCLGLVGSEFQCRDTGNSKQRRALECCTDQDYCNRDLHPTLPPLRTPSYVVGDIHHIALLISVTVCSFILTVIIIFCYFRYKRHELAPRYSLGLHPDETFIPPGESLRDLIEQSQSSGSGSGLPLLVQRTIAKQIQMVTQIGKGRYGEVWMGRWRGEKVAVKVFFTTEEASWFRETEIYQTVLMRHENILGFIAADIKGTGSWTQLYLITDYHENGSLYDYLKCTTLDSRAMLRLAYSSVSGLCHLHTEIFGTQGKPAIAHRDLKSKNILVKRNGACCIADLGLAVKFISDTNEVDIPLNTRVGTKRFMAPEVLDETLNRNHFQSYIMADMYSFGLILWEIARRCVSGGIIEEYQLPYHDHVPNDPSYEDMREVVCIKRIRPSFPNRWSSDECLRQMGKLMTECWAHNPASRLTALRVKKTLAKMSESQDIKV, encoded by the exons ATGGATCTCTTGAGGACTTGCTTGCGTTGGGTCTGTGTGCTGGTCATTGGGCTTCTGGGACTCGTGGAGGAGAACTTGG CTAACGTTCTGGACACTATGCTACTGAGGAATTCTGGGAAGGTGGAAGAACGTCGGGAGACAGGAAGTGATGCGCCGGCTCTACATCAGCGCTTCCTGTGGTGCTACTGTTACCATCACTGTCCGGAGGACTCCACAAATAACACGTGCAG gACGGACGGTTACTGCTTCACCATGGTGGAGGAAGAGGGTGGAGCGGCTGTGGTGACGTCAGGCTGTCTGGGTCTGGTTGGATCAGAGTTTCAGTGCCGG gataCGGGGAACTCTAAACAGCGGCGAGCACTCGAGTGCTGCACAGATCAGGACTACTGTAACAGAGACCTGCATCCAACACTGCCTCCTCTACGAACACCCa gttatGTAGTGGGAGACATTCATCACATCGCTCTGCTCATCTCAGTGACGGTCTGTAGCTTCATCCTCACcgtcatcatcatcttctgtTACTTCAG GTATAAACGTCACGAGTTAGCCCCGCGCTACAGCCTCGGCCTGCATCCGGACGAGACGTTCATTCCTCCCGGAGAATCCCTGCGGGATCTCATAGAGCAGTCCCAGAGCTCCGGCTCAGGGTCAGGACTCCCCCTGCTG gTGCAGCGCACTATAGCGAAGCAGATCCAGATGGTGACACAGATCGGGAAGGGCCGTTATGGAGAGGTGTGGATGGGAAGATGGAGGGGAGAGAAAGTGGCTGTGAAAGTCTTTTTCACCACAGAGGAGGCCAGCTGgttcagagagacagagatataTCAGACTGTCCTCATGAGACATGAGAATATACTCG GGTTCATAGCGGCCGACATTAAAGGCACGGGCTCGTGGACTCAACTCTACCTCATCACCGACTACCATGAGAACGGCTCTCTGTATGACTATCTGAAATGCACCACCCTGGACAGCCGGGCCATGCTGAGACTGGCGTACTCGTCCGTCTCCGGCCTCTGCCACCTTCACACAGAAATCTTTGGCACGCAGGGCAAACCGGCCATCGCCCACAGAGACCTGAAGAGCAAAAACATCCTGGTGAAGAGGAACGGCGCCTGCTGCATCGCTGACCTCGGCCTGGCCGTCAAGTTCATCAG CGACACTAATGAAGTGGACATCCCCCTGAACACACGCGTGGGCACCAAACGCTTCATGGCTCCTGAGGTTCTGGACGAGACTCTGAACAGGAACCATTTTCAGTCCTACATCATGGCCGACATGTACAGCTTCGGCCTCATTCTGTGGGAGATCGCCCGCCGTTGTGTGTCTGGAG GTATCATAGAGGAATATCAGCTGCCGTATCACGATCATGTTCCAAATGACCCGTCGTATGAAGACATGAGAGAGGTTGTGTGTATTAAGAGAATACGTCCATCTTTCCCTAACCGCTGGAGCAGTGATGAG TGTTTGAGGCAGATGGGGAAGCTCATGACGGAGTGTTGGGCTCATAATCCGGCCTCTCGTCTCACCGCCCTACGTGTTAAAAAGACGCTGGCCAAGATGTCGGAGTCCCAGGACATTAAAGTCTGA